One window from the genome of Amaranthus tricolor cultivar Red isolate AtriRed21 chromosome 9, ASM2621246v1, whole genome shotgun sequence encodes:
- the LOC130824467 gene encoding protein OSB3, chloroplastic/mitochondrial-like, which translates to MNILSKTLTKTSKSNIFLPSIPIHLHPFSASSPYSTKLSNNESQTQALSPKKSKNLERPSEILFQPKVANWLSLIGTVKIPVESCTAIDGKSWAGTIISQEGRSGSTYKNIPWISVIFEGDLAITAATHLKENDTVYVAGHLSPDYLPINLTNDQVKVQVMAHDLHFVRKVPDMEKDVRTS; encoded by the exons ATGAACATACTGAGCAAAACCCTAACTAAAACCTCAAAATCAAACATTTTCCTTCCTTCAATCCCCATTCATCTCCATCCATTTTCTGCCTCCTCTCCATACTCCACCAAACTCTCCAATAATGAATCACAAACTCAAGCTCTCTCTCCAAAAAAGAGCAAAAATTTGGAGAGACCAAGCGAAATTCTGTTTCAACCAAAAGTCGCTAATTGGTTGAGTTTGATTGGGACTGTTAAAATTCCAGTCGAATCCTGCACTGCAATTGATGGGAAATCATGGGCTGGTACTATTATTTCTCAGGAAGGGCGTTCAGGCTCTACTTACAAGAACATTCCTTG GATTTCTGTAATCTTTGAAGGTGACTTGGCGATCACCGCTGCTACCCACCTGAAGGAAAATGATACTGTATATGTAGCTGGGCACCTAAGTCCTGATTACTTACCAATCAATTTGACTAATGACCAAGTTAAGGTCCAG GTTATGGCTCATGATTTACATTTTGTTCGTAAAGTCCCTGATATGGAGAAAGATGTTCGTACATCATAG
- the LOC130824470 gene encoding uncharacterized protein LOC130824470 isoform X1: protein MENYTEIKLKRKDLEEFNYDFSDFSLSAPARKIRRLDVDLSPLMEEEADVQMGLEQGLPERTVINGLGNRLKPVIVEELPSVPENDEKAIVLFQPTNNNPLVCSQGMFSVDANLISCFKNQVFWGSKLNSSRLKDEDDDNVQDDVCKAVIPWVPSHTLNPLPEIQTEVSDSMEADEIEASTMEIENANATNVGYNNLYRHNDGMQHQMHQQLHCMFPQPPQNITTPIVWYR from the exons ATGGAGAATTACACTGAAATTAAACTCAAACGTAAGGATTTGGAAGAATTTAATTACGATTTTTCCGATTTCAGTCTCTCCGCTCCTGCTCGTAAAATACGTCGTCTG GATGTGGATTTGTCACCGTTGATGGAAGAGGAGGCAGATGTTCAGATGGGGTTAGAACAAGGGTTACCGGAAAGGACAGTGATCAATGGTTTGGGAAACCGATTGAAGCCGGTGATTGTTGAGGAACTGCCGTCTGTTCCGGAGAACGATGAGAAAGCCATTGTTTTGTTCCAACCGACGAACAATAACCCTCTTGTATGCTCTCAGGGAATGTTTTCTGTTGATGCAAATCTGATATCCTGTTTTAAAA ATCAAGTTTTTTGGGGTAGCAAGCTCAACTCTTCAAGACTTAAAGATGAGGATGATGATAACGTTCAGGATGATGTATGCAAAGCAGTCATCCCTTGGGTACCTTCTCATACACTCAACCCATTACCAGAAATACAAACGGAGGTGTCAGATTCAATGGAAGCAGATGAAATTGAGGCATCAACTATGGAGATTGAGAATGCAAATGCAACAAATGTTGGATACAACAATCTTTATAGGCATAACGACGGAATGCAACATCAAATGCATCAACAACTTCATTGCATGTTTCCTCAACCTCCTCAAAATATCACAACTCCTATTGTGTGGTACAGGTGA
- the LOC130824470 gene encoding uncharacterized protein LOC130824470 isoform X2: MENYTEIKLKRKDLEEFNYDFSDFSLSAPARKIRRLDVDLSPLMEEEADVQMGLEQGLPERTVINGLGNRLKPVIVEELPSVPENDEKAIVLFQPTNNNPLVCSQGMFSVDANLISCFKNQVFWGSKLNSSRLKDEDDDNVQDDVCKAVIPWVPSHTLNPLPEIQTEVSDSMEADEIEASTMEIENANATNVGYNNLYRHNDGMQHQMHQQLHC; encoded by the exons ATGGAGAATTACACTGAAATTAAACTCAAACGTAAGGATTTGGAAGAATTTAATTACGATTTTTCCGATTTCAGTCTCTCCGCTCCTGCTCGTAAAATACGTCGTCTG GATGTGGATTTGTCACCGTTGATGGAAGAGGAGGCAGATGTTCAGATGGGGTTAGAACAAGGGTTACCGGAAAGGACAGTGATCAATGGTTTGGGAAACCGATTGAAGCCGGTGATTGTTGAGGAACTGCCGTCTGTTCCGGAGAACGATGAGAAAGCCATTGTTTTGTTCCAACCGACGAACAATAACCCTCTTGTATGCTCTCAGGGAATGTTTTCTGTTGATGCAAATCTGATATCCTGTTTTAAAA ATCAAGTTTTTTGGGGTAGCAAGCTCAACTCTTCAAGACTTAAAGATGAGGATGATGATAACGTTCAGGATGATGTATGCAAAGCAGTCATCCCTTGGGTACCTTCTCATACACTCAACCCATTACCAGAAATACAAACGGAGGTGTCAGATTCAATGGAAGCAGATGAAATTGAGGCATCAACTATGGAGATTGAGAATGCAAATGCAACAAATGTTGGATACAACAATCTTTATAGGCATAACGACGGAATGCAACATCAAATGCATCAACAACTTCATT GTTAG
- the LOC130824469 gene encoding ethanolamine-phosphate cytidylyltransferase-like, which produces MEYESHRWIWDGVCYYPHLFGGIMVTAALLGLSTSYFGGVGVQYLPYLGPGFGILKKQAPEKKRVRVYMDGCFDLMHYGHANALRQAKALGDELVVGVVSDEEILANKGPPVLSMEERLALVGGLKWVDEVIPNAPYAITEQFMKTLFKEYKIDYIIHGDDPCLLPDGTDAYAAAKKAGRYKQIKRTEGVSSTDIVGRILLSGHGKNAHKDGDDATSFEESYGVKQVSTTKQPKASHLSHFLPTSRRIVQFSNGKGPGPNARVVYIDGAFDLFHAGHVEILRAARQLGDFLLVGIYTDQTVSEIRGAEYPLMNLHERSLSVLGCRYVDEIIMGAPWEVTKDMIKTFNICLVVHGTKSELNPLVNGDSDPYRVPKSMGIFKMIESPKNITTSSVAKRIISNHEVYKKRNAKKVESEKKYYEEKTYVSGD; this is translated from the exons ATGGAATATGAAAGTCATAGATGGATTTGGGATGGAGTTTGCTACTATCCACATTTATTCGGAGGAATAATGGTCACAGCCGCCCTACTTGGTCTGTCAACGAGCTACTTTGGCGGTGTAGGAGTTCAGTATCTTCCTTATTTGGGGCCTGGTTTTGGAATTTTGAAAAAGCAAGCACCTGAGAAAAAACGTGTGAGAGTATACATGGATGGATGCTTTGATTTGATGCATTACGGTCATGCAAATGCTTTGAGGCAGGCTAAGGCTTTAGGAGATGAACTAGTAGTAGGTGTCGTTAGTGATGAAGAAATTTTGGCTAACAAAGGACCTCCGGTGTTGTCTATGGAAGAAAG gCTAGCTCTGGTTGGTGGTTTAAAGTGGGTCGATGAAGTCATTCCTAATGCCCCTTATGCAATCACTGAGCAGTTCATGaaaactctatttaaagagtaCAAAATTGACTACATCATACATGGTGACGATCCTTGCTTACTTCCAGATGGAACTGATGCTTATGCTGCGGCAAAGAAAGCAGGCCGCTACAAGCAGATCAAACGTACAGAAGGAGTTTCAAGCACAGACATTGTAg GAAGGATACTTCTAAGTGGTCATGGTAAAAATGCTCACAAAGATGGTGATGATGCAACTTCATTTGAGGAGTCCTATGGCGTAAAGCAAGTCTCTACTACTAAGCAGCCCAAAGCTAGTCATTTATCTCATTTTTTGCCCACCTCTAGGCGCATTGTACAGTTCTCGAATGGGAAG GGGCCTGGACCAAATGCACGTGTTGTGTATATTGATGGAGCATTTGATCTTTTTCATGCCGGACATGTTGAG ATACTTCGAGCTGCTCGACAGCTTGGAGATTTCTTACTTGTTGGCATTTACACAGACCAAACTGTTAG TGAAATTCGTGGTGCTGAGTATCCATTAATGAATTTACACGAACGCAGTCTCAGTGTATTGGGTTGTCGTTATGTTGATGAAATTATCATGGGTGCACCATGGGAGGTCACCAAGGACATG ATAAAGACCTTCAATATATGCTTAGTCGTACACGGGACAAAATCGGAGTTGAATCCTCTGGTCAAT GGGGATTCCGACCCTTATAGAGTTCCGAAGAGTATGGGGATTTTCAAGATGATTGAAAGCCCCAAGAACATAACCACATCCTCTGTGGCCAAAAGGATTATCAGCAATCATGAAGTCTACAAG AAACGAAATGCTAAGAAAGTCGAAAGCGAGAAGAAATATTATGAAGAGAAGACATATGTATCAGGAGACTGA